One Desulfomicrobium macestii DNA window includes the following coding sequences:
- a CDS encoding cytidylyltransferase domain-containing protein, translating into MGSDEFMRHIIGKYFKYQEYDNVKWAEEFRGERDKVVVHIPARTGSTRLKNKNVAMLGGKPLIAYTITMAKAMGVDRIIVSTDGRDYADLAESLGAEVPFLRPKELSGDNVSPYYSRFFTIRHLMDEEYPLKAIIDMYPVNPFRNLGGMKQCLEKLRKSGFCATCVAPSRRFDNYYYKGTRLSSMVDLSAFANKVPVKIVSSFSGCWVNMSEILYYDFQLANNPFELLDLDTESDFRCAEMVVSKGLYDFGVEI; encoded by the coding sequence ATGGGTTCCGACGAGTTCATGAGGCACATCATCGGGAAGTACTTCAAGTATCAGGAGTACGACAACGTTAAGTGGGCCGAGGAGTTCCGCGGCGAGCGCGACAAGGTCGTCGTGCACATCCCCGCACGTACCGGGTCCACCCGCCTGAAGAACAAGAACGTCGCCATGCTGGGCGGCAAGCCGCTGATCGCCTACACCATCACCATGGCGAAGGCCATGGGCGTGGACCGGATCATCGTCAGCACAGATGGCCGGGATTACGCCGACCTGGCGGAATCCCTGGGGGCGGAAGTTCCCTTCCTCAGGCCCAAGGAGCTGTCCGGCGACAACGTGAGCCCATATTATTCCCGATTTTTCACGATCCGACATCTGATGGACGAGGAATACCCCCTAAAGGCCATCATCGACATGTATCCGGTCAATCCGTTCCGCAACCTGGGGGGCATGAAGCAGTGCCTTGAAAAGCTCAGGAAATCGGGTTTCTGCGCCACCTGCGTCGCGCCATCGCGCCGGTTCGACAATTACTATTACAAGGGCACGCGGCTGTCCTCGATGGTCGACCTGTCCGCGTTCGCGAACAAGGTGCCGGTGAAGATCGTTTCGAGTTTCAGCGGGTGTTGGGTCAACATGAGCGAAATCCTCTATTATGACTTCCAGTTGGCGAACAATCCCTTCGAACTTCTCGACCTCGACACCGAGTCAGACTTCCGGTGCGCGGAAATGGTGGTTTCCAAGGGATTATACGACTTCGGGGTGGAGATATGA
- a CDS encoding DegT/DnrJ/EryC1/StrS family aminotransferase: MMPFIDLKTQFQRVEEDVRRRMDAVLAHGNFIMGPEVAELEAGLTGFAGVAHCVTCSSGTDALLMALMALGVGPGDAVFTSPFTFIATAEVISLIGATPVFVDIDAGSYTLDPARLEAAIRAVLDRDAAGHPLPPAALEGEGLTPRVVLPVDLYGQPSDYDAINAVADEFNLTVVADAAQSFGAIYKGRRAVAAPQIACTSFFPAKPLGCLGDGGALFTDDDALAEVCRSLRVHGKGDHKYDNVRTGLNARLDTLQAAALLPKLAIFPDELDRRQAVAEIYSARLGALGTLTLPVMPEATTSAWAQYTLRSPLREAIQESLKGDGVPSVVYYPCPLHLQKAYVSLGLGTGSFPAAEAAAGEVFSIPMHPYLSKSDIDMICGCIEKAASR, encoded by the coding sequence ATGATGCCATTCATTGATCTCAAGACGCAGTTCCAACGGGTCGAGGAGGATGTCCGGCGGCGCATGGACGCGGTCCTGGCCCACGGCAACTTCATCATGGGGCCGGAGGTCGCGGAACTGGAGGCCGGACTGACCGGGTTCGCCGGCGTCGCGCACTGCGTGACCTGCTCCTCCGGCACGGACGCCCTGCTGATGGCGCTTATGGCGCTGGGCGTAGGGCCGGGCGACGCGGTATTCACCTCTCCCTTCACCTTCATCGCAACGGCCGAGGTCATTTCCCTGATCGGCGCGACGCCCGTGTTCGTGGACATCGACGCCGGGTCGTACACCCTCGATCCCGCACGGCTTGAAGCGGCGATCCGGGCGGTCCTGGACAGAGACGCCGCCGGGCACCCCCTGCCGCCAGCAGCGCTCGAAGGCGAAGGCCTGACGCCCAGAGTGGTCCTCCCGGTGGATCTCTACGGCCAGCCATCCGATTACGACGCGATCAACGCGGTCGCGGACGAGTTCAACCTGACGGTGGTGGCGGACGCCGCCCAAAGCTTCGGAGCCATTTACAAGGGCCGCAGAGCTGTCGCGGCACCGCAGATCGCCTGCACCAGCTTTTTCCCGGCCAAGCCGCTCGGCTGCCTAGGCGACGGCGGCGCGCTGTTCACCGATGATGACGCGTTGGCCGAGGTCTGCCGTTCCCTTCGGGTGCACGGCAAGGGCGACCACAAGTACGACAACGTCAGGACTGGGCTGAACGCCCGGCTGGACACGCTGCAGGCGGCCGCCCTTCTCCCCAAGCTGGCCATCTTCCCCGACGAGTTGGACAGGCGGCAGGCGGTGGCCGAGATATATAGTGCGAGGCTCGGAGCCCTCGGAACGCTCACGCTCCCAGTCATGCCGGAGGCGACGACGAGCGCCTGGGCGCAGTATACCCTGCGCAGCCCCCTGAGGGAGGCGATCCAGGAGTCCCTGAAGGGAGACGGCGTTCCGAGCGTTGTGTACTACCCGTGCCCCCTCCATCTGCAGAAGGCCTACGTGTCCCTGGGGCTGGGGACCGGCTCGTTTCCGGCGGCCGAAGCCGCCGCCGGCGAAGTGTTCTCGATACCAATGCATCCGTACCTGTCCAAAAGTGACATCGACATGATCTGCGGCTGCATCGAAAAGGCGGCGTCCCGGTAG
- a CDS encoding Gfo/Idh/MocA family oxidoreductase, translating into MKHLRVGVIGAGYWGKNLVRNMSELGVLTCICDNNEDAQEIFSKQYPKSIFYSDYSDLISNSEVDAVVIATPAVSHYDQAKQALLADKHVFVEKPLVLDEDKAKELIELADSRHRILMVGHLLQYHPAFLELKRLVSEGELGKINYICSHRLNLGKIRREENILWSFAPHDISMILALADSELESVMTAGANYLHQRISDVTTTHMEFASGMKAHIFVSWLHPFKEQKLVVVGEKKMAVFDDTLPWAEKLLLYPHEINWENNVPVPAKANGYRLELPDAEPLKLECLHFIECASEGKAPRTDGREGLEVLRVLNASQQSLNAEGKKIFLSGKADTSAQESAFVHETAVVDAGASVGHGSHIWHFSHVMSGATIGRNVNIGQNVFVGKDVSVGDGCKIQNNVSVYPGVTLEENVFCGPSMVFTNVFNPRANIRRMEEMRRTHVGKGATLGANCTIVCGNNIGRHAFVGAGAVVTADVPDHALVMGNPARVRGWMCECGNKLDEAGRCPACGKEYSNRAAMADDVLGRDA; encoded by the coding sequence ATGAAGCATCTTAGAGTAGGTGTCATTGGGGCTGGATACTGGGGCAAAAATCTTGTTCGAAACATGAGTGAATTAGGCGTTCTCACATGCATTTGTGACAATAATGAAGACGCACAAGAAATTTTTAGCAAGCAATATCCAAAATCTATATTTTATTCTGATTATTCCGATTTAATTTCGAATTCAGAAGTTGACGCAGTTGTAATCGCAACGCCAGCAGTTTCCCACTATGATCAGGCGAAACAAGCGCTTCTCGCAGACAAACATGTATTCGTAGAAAAACCATTGGTGCTTGACGAGGACAAAGCTAAAGAGCTCATTGAACTTGCTGATTCCAGACATCGCATTCTTATGGTGGGGCATCTGCTACAGTATCATCCGGCCTTTCTCGAACTGAAACGTCTGGTGAGCGAAGGCGAACTGGGCAAGATCAACTACATATGCTCCCACCGCCTCAACCTGGGCAAGATCCGGCGGGAAGAGAACATCTTGTGGTCGTTCGCCCCCCATGACATATCCATGATTCTCGCCCTCGCCGATTCCGAGCTTGAATCCGTCATGACGGCTGGGGCCAACTACCTGCACCAGCGCATTTCCGACGTCACGACCACGCACATGGAATTCGCTTCGGGCATGAAGGCGCACATCTTCGTTTCCTGGCTCCACCCGTTCAAGGAGCAGAAGCTCGTCGTGGTGGGAGAAAAGAAGATGGCGGTGTTCGACGACACGTTACCGTGGGCCGAAAAGCTGCTGTTGTACCCGCATGAGATCAATTGGGAAAACAACGTTCCGGTCCCAGCCAAGGCCAACGGTTACCGCCTCGAGCTGCCTGACGCGGAACCGCTCAAGCTCGAATGCCTCCATTTTATCGAATGCGCGTCCGAGGGGAAGGCCCCCCGGACGGACGGCAGGGAAGGGCTGGAGGTTCTCCGCGTGCTGAACGCCAGTCAGCAATCGCTGAACGCCGAAGGGAAGAAAATCTTTCTATCAGGCAAAGCCGACACATCCGCGCAGGAGAGCGCCTTTGTCCACGAAACGGCAGTCGTCGACGCGGGCGCATCCGTCGGGCACGGCTCCCACATCTGGCATTTTTCCCACGTTATGTCCGGCGCGACCATCGGCCGAAACGTCAACATCGGCCAGAACGTGTTCGTCGGCAAAGACGTATCCGTCGGCGACGGATGCAAGATCCAGAACAACGTCTCCGTGTATCCCGGGGTGACGCTTGAGGAGAACGTGTTCTGTGGACCCTCCATGGTTTTCACCAACGTCTTCAACCCCCGCGCCAACATCCGGCGCATGGAGGAGATGCGCAGGACCCACGTTGGCAAGGGCGCCACGCTGGGCGCCAACTGCACCATCGTCTGCGGCAACAACATTGGCAGGCACGCCTTTGTTGGCGCGGGCGCCGTAGTGACCGCCGACGTGCCGGACCACGCACTGGTAATGGGCAACCCTGCCAGGGTTCGCGGATGGATGTGCGAATGCGGCAACAAGCTCGACGAAGCCGGGCGGTGCCCCGCCTGCGGAAAGGAATACTCGAACAGGGCGGCCATGGCGGACGACGTACTTGGGAGGGATGCGTGA
- a CDS encoding glycosyltransferase has product MNQISIVIPSYNHGKYIEACLDSIYFQDYPEIEIIIIDDNSIDNSHSVIKNWIHNVKSSSTSFISKYDEKKDELIKTIYNRYNKNVRKIIYEKNSKNIGSTATYNKGFRIATGEYCTFVAADDITHPQMLSTLAKPLDENAADFVYSNMFIIDDNHQILREFILPDYSFEKSFCEWYLCGVSTLYRRSLHETFGYYDENSHADDHECYLRFALNGARLLHINKTLYSVRSHAQRQVGLHHPEKFKNLLEESKRLVLKARISLHAKRSSHDDIVVIQP; this is encoded by the coding sequence TTGAATCAAATATCAATCGTTATCCCAAGCTATAATCACGGTAAATACATTGAGGCGTGCTTAGATTCTATTTACTTCCAAGACTACCCAGAAATAGAAATAATTATCATTGATGACAACTCTATAGACAACTCACATAGCGTGATAAAAAATTGGATCCATAACGTAAAATCAAGCTCAACTTCATTTATATCAAAATATGACGAAAAAAAAGACGAATTAATAAAAACAATATATAACAGATACAATAAAAACGTAAGAAAAATTATATACGAGAAAAACAGCAAAAACATCGGATCAACCGCAACATACAACAAAGGATTCCGGATTGCGACAGGCGAGTATTGCACATTTGTCGCTGCTGACGACATAACTCACCCTCAGATGCTATCCACCTTGGCCAAACCACTTGATGAAAATGCAGCCGACTTCGTGTACTCTAACATGTTCATTATCGATGACAACCACCAAATTCTCCGAGAATTCATACTTCCAGACTACAGTTTCGAAAAATCATTTTGCGAATGGTATTTATGTGGCGTTTCAACGCTCTACAGGCGCTCTCTTCATGAAACATTTGGTTATTACGATGAGAACTCACACGCAGATGATCATGAATGCTATCTACGATTTGCGCTGAATGGCGCCCGACTTCTTCACATCAACAAAACACTTTACAGTGTCCGAAGCCACGCTCAGAGGCAGGTTGGGCTGCATCACCCGGAAAAGTTCAAAAATCTTCTGGAAGAATCGAAGCGACTTGTTCTCAAAGCGCGCATATCACTGCACGCCAAGAGGTCAAGCCACGACGATATTGTCGTAATTCAGCCGTAA
- a CDS encoding glycosyltransferase family 1 protein — protein sequence MRILMIAINDPAGTAIEFTKAINAYTEHSCRLITKEIRYNFMFEKDLHLPWLDEAGWAEVEELLRTSDVFHFHMTADEDIELGPFRPRDFMKGKIIVHHHHGHPDFRGNPEKYRQKYKERGRRNLLVSTPDLLKLLPEATWQPNLVPVNNPLYTPLENKPEEPIIICHSPTRKDLKNTEEFILATKELMIISSIPVEMRIIENTPHKECLRLKRESHILFDHLQGYYGISSLEGLSQGLTVIANLDDWNKSHIREYFETDALPWIDCKPENICNILLNTTNAYKKMKRYSESRKFMSEIWNEKKVINILFQTIGEKN from the coding sequence ATGCGCATCCTGATGATCGCCATCAACGACCCGGCAGGAACGGCCATCGAATTCACCAAGGCCATCAATGCGTATACCGAGCATTCCTGCCGTCTGATCACCAAGGAAATCCGATACAACTTCATGTTCGAAAAGGACCTGCACCTGCCCTGGCTGGACGAAGCAGGATGGGCCGAGGTGGAGGAACTGCTCAGAACCAGCGACGTCTTCCATTTCCACATGACAGCCGACGAAGACATCGAACTGGGGCCGTTCCGCCCCCGTGACTTCATGAAGGGCAAGATCATTGTCCATCACCATCATGGGCATCCGGATTTCAGGGGGAATCCTGAAAAGTACCGGCAGAAATACAAGGAACGCGGGCGGAGAAATCTTCTGGTGAGTACGCCGGATCTTCTAAAGTTGCTGCCTGAGGCAACGTGGCAGCCAAATCTGGTTCCGGTAAACAATCCACTTTATACGCCACTGGAGAATAAACCCGAAGAGCCAATCATCATCTGCCATTCCCCGACCCGCAAGGATCTGAAAAATACAGAGGAATTTATTCTTGCGACAAAAGAGCTAATGATTATTTCCTCAATACCCGTTGAAATGCGGATCATTGAAAACACACCGCACAAGGAGTGCCTGCGCTTAAAGCGCGAGAGCCATATATTATTCGATCACCTTCAGGGCTATTATGGAATCAGTAGTCTTGAGGGTTTAAGCCAAGGACTCACGGTGATCGCAAACTTAGATGACTGGAATAAAAGCCATATACGAGAATACTTCGAAACTGACGCTCTACCATGGATTGATTGCAAACCAGAAAACATCTGCAATATACTATTAAATACTACCAATGCATACAAAAAAATGAAACGATATTCAGAAAGCAGGAAATTCATGTCTGAGATTTGGAATGAAAAAAAAGTGATAAACATATTGTTTCAGACGATTGGAGAAAAAAATTGA
- the nusG gene encoding transcription termination/antitermination protein NusG, translating to MPNAGHPWWVARTRTRQEKALARSLHGKGIGYFLPLVSRPQKNRDRMRTSIVPLFEGYLFFQADAQERLTIIQTGHLAQALPVKGQDALHAQLQAIAKVCELKIGLELADFAQVGKKVRIIAGPFTGLTGTISKGRKASRLILKVDAIGQAVAVEISLDQVQPE from the coding sequence ATGCCGAATGCAGGACATCCTTGGTGGGTGGCGCGCACTCGCACACGGCAGGAAAAGGCCCTGGCCAGAAGCCTGCACGGCAAGGGCATCGGTTATTTTCTGCCGCTGGTATCACGGCCACAGAAAAACAGGGACAGGATGCGCACCTCCATTGTCCCTCTTTTCGAAGGCTACCTTTTTTTCCAGGCCGACGCGCAGGAACGCCTGACTATAATTCAGACGGGGCACCTGGCCCAGGCTCTTCCGGTCAAGGGCCAGGACGCATTGCATGCGCAACTGCAGGCCATCGCCAAGGTCTGCGAACTCAAGATCGGCCTTGAACTGGCGGATTTCGCCCAGGTCGGAAAGAAGGTGCGCATCATCGCCGGCCCGTTCACCGGACTGACCGGGACCATAAGCAAGGGGCGGAAAGCAAGCCGCCTGATCCTCAAGGTCGATGCCATCGGGCAGGCCGTGGCGGTGGAGATCTCGCTGGACCAAGTCCAGCCCGAATAG
- a CDS encoding N-acetylneuraminate synthase family protein, which produces MSTASIKLPSGAQIGHGLPCFLVAEIGNNHQGKLELAKEMVLAAAEAGINGVKFQKRNIDALLNEDGKNAPYTGPNSFGPTYGKHRQALELDVEQMAELRTLTHKLGMTFFASAWDHVSVDQMQDIGWDMAKICSADLVNIPMLRQIGAMGVPVILSTGMSSWEQIDRAVTELRSFHDNIILLHCNSSYPCPEEEIGLPVMEVMRTRYGLPVGYSGHERGYAPTLAAVARGACVIERHITLNKNLPGTDHQVSLEPGQLRELVTMIREVERAMLVTDKQVFAKESQAALKLRKSIVAARDLPAGQILTAEDLAVKSPGDGMSPLLWDEVLGKKLTVFLAKDAQLHGEALGS; this is translated from the coding sequence ATGAGCACTGCAAGCATCAAATTGCCCTCGGGCGCCCAAATCGGCCACGGCCTCCCCTGTTTTCTTGTCGCGGAGATCGGCAACAACCACCAGGGCAAGCTGGAACTGGCCAAGGAGATGGTGCTAGCCGCCGCCGAAGCCGGAATAAACGGCGTCAAATTCCAGAAGCGCAACATTGATGCACTGCTCAATGAAGACGGCAAAAACGCGCCCTACACAGGACCGAACAGCTTTGGCCCGACCTACGGTAAACACCGCCAGGCGCTGGAACTCGACGTCGAACAGATGGCGGAGCTCAGGACCCTGACACACAAGCTGGGCATGACCTTTTTCGCCTCGGCCTGGGATCATGTCAGCGTGGACCAGATGCAGGACATCGGTTGGGATATGGCCAAAATCTGTTCCGCGGACCTGGTCAACATCCCCATGCTCAGACAAATAGGAGCCATGGGCGTTCCGGTCATCCTCTCGACAGGCATGTCCTCCTGGGAGCAGATCGACAGAGCCGTCACAGAACTGCGGTCCTTTCACGACAATATCATCCTCCTGCATTGCAACAGTTCCTACCCCTGCCCCGAAGAAGAAATCGGCCTGCCGGTGATGGAGGTCATGCGCACACGCTACGGGCTCCCCGTGGGTTACAGCGGTCACGAACGCGGCTACGCCCCCACCCTGGCGGCGGTGGCGCGAGGGGCCTGCGTCATCGAACGGCACATCACCCTGAACAAGAATCTCCCTGGAACCGATCACCAGGTGTCCCTGGAACCCGGCCAGTTGCGGGAACTGGTAACCATGATCCGCGAAGTGGAACGGGCCATGCTGGTCACGGACAAGCAAGTTTTCGCCAAGGAGAGCCAAGCGGCCTTAAAGCTGCGCAAAAGCATCGTTGCGGCCAGGGATTTACCGGCTGGGCAGATCCTGACAGCCGAAGATTTGGCAGTCAAAAGCCCGGGTGATGGAATGTCGCCGCTGTTGTGGGACGAAGTGCTCGGGAAAAAGCTCACCGTCTTCCTGGCCAAGGATGCACAGTTGCATGGCGAAGCATTGGGATCCTGA
- a CDS encoding winged helix-turn-helix domain-containing protein, whose translation MIVLDKKFLKPSKPSRILALLENLNSDPSLSQAELAQKCALSGAMVNKYLHELRENKMLNVTPVNGKSFAYHLSDLGEQTRQLFFEEYSTELVQLYSALKKLIRDKINLLVQQGQTRFVLFGASETCEIALSAIRELDLRVVAIVDNDRNKHGQNFNGHIISPPLVLEQLAFDAAIITTFARQKEILDQISPLAQKLHFNIARL comes from the coding sequence ATGATCGTTCTCGATAAAAAATTTCTCAAACCAAGCAAACCAAGCAGAATCCTGGCGTTGCTTGAAAATTTGAATTCCGATCCGTCGCTGAGCCAGGCCGAACTGGCACAGAAATGCGCCCTCAGCGGAGCCATGGTCAACAAATACCTTCACGAACTGCGCGAAAACAAGATGCTGAACGTTACTCCGGTCAACGGCAAGAGCTTTGCCTATCATCTCTCCGACCTGGGCGAACAAACCAGACAACTTTTTTTTGAAGAATACTCGACGGAGCTCGTTCAGCTCTACAGCGCGCTCAAAAAACTCATCCGCGACAAAATCAATCTTCTCGTCCAGCAGGGACAAACCCGCTTCGTTCTTTTCGGCGCCTCCGAGACATGCGAAATCGCGCTCTCGGCCATACGCGAACTGGATTTGCGGGTCGTGGCGATCGTAGATAACGACCGTAACAAGCATGGGCAAAATTTTAACGGGCACATCATTTCCCCTCCGCTGGTCCTTGAGCAACTTGCCTTCGACGCCGCCATCATCACGACCTTTGCACGACAAAAAGAAATTCTCGATCAAATATCGCCACTTGCCCAGAAGCTTCACTTCAACATCGCAAGGCTGTGA
- a CDS encoding tetratricopeptide repeat protein: MSAEILKAKKQLGEVNMLLKQGKLLAAVANLHEAVGFILKGQLMKHEMQSFTESLDKAAYHLANDRELKKIYPLQISYKPGEERELLASLYALLTFLQENLADEANSHLAALAEYRLKQLELARKLLESDETAKAQQVCGRLIDAAKTDTELKITVADIFLEFGKYDEALEYLKAAYADNPDSAHIFNKLGMALRKSGRLEEAEKFYIQALERQAHDEIIYFNLGRVYLDMKRWKNAIAAADRALAVNADFVEAKKMKMFAAKQMGG, translated from the coding sequence ATGTCGGCAGAGATTCTCAAGGCCAAGAAACAGCTTGGAGAAGTCAACATGCTGCTCAAACAGGGCAAGCTCCTTGCCGCCGTGGCCAATCTGCACGAAGCGGTCGGGTTCATCCTCAAGGGCCAACTCATGAAGCACGAAATGCAGTCCTTCACCGAGTCCCTGGACAAGGCCGCCTATCACCTCGCCAACGACCGCGAGCTCAAAAAAATCTACCCTCTCCAGATCAGCTACAAGCCCGGCGAAGAGCGGGAACTTCTTGCCAGCCTCTACGCCCTCCTGACCTTTTTGCAGGAAAATCTTGCCGACGAAGCCAACTCGCACCTGGCCGCACTGGCGGAATACCGGCTCAAGCAACTGGAACTGGCCAGAAAACTTCTTGAATCCGACGAAACCGCCAAAGCCCAGCAGGTCTGCGGACGCCTCATCGACGCGGCCAAAACCGACACGGAACTCAAAATCACCGTGGCGGACATCTTCCTTGAATTCGGAAAATACGACGAAGCGCTGGAATACCTGAAGGCAGCCTACGCGGACAACCCGGACTCGGCCCACATCTTCAACAAACTCGGCATGGCCCTGCGCAAATCCGGCAGACTCGAAGAAGCCGAGAAATTCTACATCCAGGCCCTGGAGCGTCAGGCCCATGACGAAATCATCTACTTCAACCTGGGCCGGGTCTACCTGGACATGAAACGCTGGAAAAACGCCATCGCCGCCGCCGACCGCGCCCTGGCCGTCAACGCGGACTTTGTCGAAGCCAAGAAGATGAAGATGTTCGCGGCCAAGCAGATGGGGGGATGA
- the carA gene encoding glutamine-hydrolyzing carbamoyl-phosphate synthase small subunit, producing the protein MKAILALEDGTWFAGQSFTGPGEAGGEVIFNTGMSGYQEILTDPSYYGQMVCMTYPLIGNYGVNLEDVESSRIHCPALIVKECCKEPSNWRSKESLPDYLKRHGIMGLEGIDTRALTRHLRIHGAMRGIISTADLTPEELVAKAAALPSMEGANLVDFVAPKEPYYWDGTGPVPATMDGDLPLWPENSEGSLRVIVYDYGIKWNILRLLAAENLTILAVPPTFPVQLVKKLAPNGIFLSNGPGDPATLTEAIAIIRELCELYPVGGICLGHQLLGIALGGTSFKLKFGHHGINHPVRDDITRKIEISSQNHGFCVDISNLEFLELTHLNLNDQTLEGFRHKTKPIFSVQHHPEAGPGPHDSQYFFARFRRMVESGQVQ; encoded by the coding sequence ATGAAAGCTATTCTGGCCCTTGAGGACGGAACCTGGTTTGCGGGTCAGTCCTTCACCGGCCCCGGCGAAGCCGGCGGCGAAGTCATCTTCAACACCGGCATGTCCGGCTATCAGGAAATCCTGACCGATCCGTCGTATTACGGACAAATGGTCTGCATGACCTACCCGCTCATAGGCAACTACGGCGTGAACCTTGAGGACGTGGAATCCTCGCGCATCCATTGCCCGGCGCTCATCGTCAAGGAATGCTGCAAGGAGCCCTCGAACTGGCGCTCCAAGGAGAGTCTTCCGGACTATCTGAAACGCCACGGCATCATGGGTCTGGAAGGGATCGACACCCGCGCGCTGACCCGCCACCTGCGCATTCATGGCGCCATGCGCGGGATCATCTCCACGGCCGACCTGACCCCGGAGGAGCTTGTCGCCAAGGCGGCGGCCCTGCCCTCCATGGAAGGCGCAAACCTGGTCGATTTCGTGGCGCCGAAGGAACCATATTATTGGGATGGAACAGGGCCCGTGCCCGCGACAATGGATGGGGACCTGCCGCTTTGGCCCGAGAATTCCGAGGGCAGCCTGCGCGTGATCGTGTACGATTACGGCATCAAATGGAACATCCTGCGCCTGCTGGCGGCGGAAAACCTGACCATTCTGGCCGTGCCGCCGACCTTCCCGGTCCAACTCGTCAAGAAATTGGCGCCAAACGGCATCTTCCTGTCCAACGGCCCCGGCGATCCGGCCACGCTAACCGAGGCCATCGCCATCATCAGGGAACTCTGCGAGCTGTATCCGGTGGGCGGCATCTGCCTTGGACATCAACTCCTCGGAATTGCCCTGGGCGGAACCAGTTTCAAGCTCAAATTCGGCCATCACGGGATCAATCATCCGGTGCGTGACGATATTACCCGAAAGATCGAAATTTCTTCACAAAACCACGGTTTTTGCGTAGACATTTCCAACTTGGAGTTCCTGGAGCTGACTCACCTCAATCTGAATGATCAGACCTTGGAAGGTTTCCGCCACAAGACGAAACCCATCTTCAGCGTGCAGCATCACCCTGAAGCCGGCCCAGGACCGCACGACAGCCAGTACTTTTTCGCCCGGTTTAGGCGCATGGTCGAATCCGGTCAGGTCCAATAA
- the kdsB gene encoding 3-deoxy-manno-octulosonate cytidylyltransferase: MPEVIAIIPARYESSRFPGKPLAIIHGKPMFWHVMQRASLCPQIDTVALATDDERIFSAARELGMTALMTSQDHASGTDRVLEAARLLDAAPDSVIVNVQGDEPALNPEMLTELIRPFDDPLVQVTTLGHIISPEEAASADRVKIVRAADGRALYFSRAQVPFGRDNTPEYIGHIGIYGLRMHILEKFSALGESHLEKLEKLEQLRLLEAGIPIHVSLTRHKSHGVDRPEDLPTVIALMRGEHHT; this comes from the coding sequence ATGCCTGAGGTTATCGCTATCATCCCGGCCAGGTACGAAAGCTCCCGCTTTCCGGGCAAGCCCCTGGCCATTATCCATGGCAAACCGATGTTCTGGCACGTCATGCAACGCGCGAGCCTGTGCCCGCAGATAGACACCGTGGCGCTGGCCACGGACGACGAGCGCATTTTCAGCGCAGCCCGGGAACTGGGCATGACCGCGCTCATGACCAGCCAGGACCACGCCAGCGGCACGGACCGTGTGCTTGAGGCCGCGCGCCTCCTTGACGCGGCCCCGGACAGCGTCATCGTCAATGTCCAGGGCGACGAACCGGCCCTGAATCCCGAAATGCTGACCGAACTGATCCGGCCCTTCGACGACCCGCTCGTGCAGGTCACCACCTTGGGGCACATCATAAGCCCCGAGGAGGCCGCATCCGCGGATCGGGTCAAGATAGTGCGCGCGGCGGACGGCCGGGCACTCTATTTCTCCCGCGCCCAGGTCCCCTTTGGACGCGACAACACTCCGGAATATATAGGACATATCGGCATTTACGGACTGCGAATGCACATCCTTGAAAAATTCAGCGCTTTGGGCGAGAGTCATTTGGAGAAACTGGAGAAACTGGAACAACTGCGCCTGCTCGAAGCCGGCATCCCCATCCACGTGTCCCTGACGCGGCACAAAAGCCACGGCGTGGACCGCCCAGAAGATCTGCCAACAGTCATTGCACTCATGAGAGGAGAACATCATACATGA